The Alphaproteobacteria bacterium genomic interval GAAGGCGTCACGGATGCGAGCCTTACCTGCATCAGCAGCAAGTTCACGATCAAGAACGGTATCGCGACCGCCAAGGGGCTGCTGGCTGATACCAACCTTGTGACCATCGCGGGTGCGGGCGGCGTGAACCTTGGTGAAGAAACGATCGACATGCTGCTCAAGCCGCTGCCGAAGCAGAAAACGCTGCTTGATGCCGCGGTCCCGCTGCGCGTGACCGGCAAGCTGAACAAGCCCGGCTTCAACCTCGATGCCAGCGGCGTGGCGCAAACGGCAGCCAGCAGGCTGCTTGGCGTGCAGCTGCCGCAAAGCGGCCTTAAGGTTCCTGTGGTGGACAGCAGCAAGGTAACCGCGGGCAACCCGTGCACGCTTGCGCTTGCCAACCCGGTTTATGCCGAACAGGAACAAAAGCCCGGCGTGCTGACGCCGAAGATCGAGGAAGCCAAGCAGGCGATCGAGGATAAAACCAAGGGCGTCGTCGATATGCTGGGCAAGGATCTGGGCGCCAAGCTGTTCGGGAATTGATGAAGCCCGCCAAGCGTTTCTGGAAAAAGGTTGCGGTAGCAGAAGGTGAGGGCGGCGGGTTTGCCATCCTGCTTGATGGCAAGCCGCTCAAGACCCCTGCGGGCCGTGTGTATGCCGTGCCCTTTGCGGCGCTGGCGGAGGCCGTGGCGGCCGAATGGGACGCCGTGGAGCAGGTTATCGAACCCCATAACATGCCGCTGACCCAGCTTTGCGCAACGGCGCAGGATATTGTGCCCGGGCAGCGTGCGCAGATCATCGAACAATTAACGGCCTATGCGGGCGCCGACCTGCTTTGCTACAGGGCCTTGGAACCGACGGATCTGGCTGAGCGGCAGAATGCGCGGTGGCAGCCATTGCTGGATTGGGCGGCGGCACGGTTCGGCGCCACATTGCAAACCACGCAGGGCATTGGTCACATCAAGCAGGATAAAAACACTATCAAGGTGTTAGGCGATGAAGTTAAGCGGCTGGATGATATCGGGCTAGCAGCCTTACAACTTGGCGTGAGCGTCAGCGGTTCGTTGATAACCGGGCTGGCGTTGCTTGAGCGGCATATATCGGCCGATGCTGCCTTTGCCGTCGCCGAGATGGATGCAAGCTATCAGATAGAAAAATGGGGGCTGGACCCGGAAGCCGCAAAGCGGCGCGAAACGGTTCTGGCCGATTTGAAGGCAGTAGAGCGGCTGGCGGCAACGTTGCCCGCCCGGCGCTAAGGTTCTTTCCAGTAAATAAAAAAGGGGCGGCATTTTCATGCCGCCCCTTTTGCAGTTGATTTGCGCCCGGCGCTATTCGCTGCCCAGCGGAGTTGTCATCGGTTCGTAATCATATTCTTCGTACTGCATCGACATCGGCTGAGCCTTGATGCCGAGCTGCTTGTTGCGATACTGGCGGTACACGCTGCGCATCTGCGCGTAGAAGTCGAGCGAGCCTTCCTTCAGGCTGTCGAGCGCTTCGATGTTCTTTTCGCGCTTGACGACGCCGCTGCCGGCAAAACTGCTGTAGTTGAAGATATCTTCGGTGGTGTCGGTGCCGAACTTGGCGATATAGCCCCACGGCGACATCACCATATCCACGCCCTTGCCGATGCCGTCGCGTATGTTCGACGGGCCGAGCAGGGGCAGCACGATATAGGCGCCTTCACCGAAGCCCCAGACATGCAGGGTCTGGCCGAAATCGCCTTCCTGACGATCGAGGCCGACTTCGTCGCTGACATCAAACATGCCGCCGACGCCAGCCACCGTGTTTACAAGGAAACGACCGGCCGTGGTGCCCGCGCTGGACACTTCGCCTTGCATCATGTTGTTGGCGAAGATCACCGGCTCTTCCATGTTGCTGACGATGCCTGCAACGCGGTTGCGGATAAATTCAGGGAAGACGAAACGGTAAGCTTGTGCGATCGGGCGGAACAGAATGCGATCGAGGAAATCATTGACCTCGAAGATACCGCGGTTCATCGGTTCGAGCGGATCGTTGGTGCGCTCGTACTCCGCGCGCTGCGCCGGATCTTCGGGAACGGAAGCGCAAGCGCCAAGCGTTACGCACAAAAGCGCAATCGCAAACGATCGGATGGCCAGACCACGGTATTTCATCGGAGAACCTCTGAGCAGCATTAGGCGGGTAACCGGTTGAATACATACAACAACCAGCTATGCTTTTATGTAACTAATTTGTTACGCCCAAGCAAGGCCGGTAATAAAACCCAGGTGCAAGCAAAAGAATATAACAGGGAAATTGTTAAAATATTCCCCATACTTGCGGTTCCAGGGTGGCTGGAAAGCGAGAGTGACCCAAATGCCACGAGCGTTGTAAAAGCGCTAAATGCTACGGCTCGGGCCATGCTGGACTGCAATGGCTGCTGCCCCCCGGCCCGCCAATAGATCAGAAAATATATTGAGAATGAGACCCCGAGCCCCAGTAAAAGGGGCAAGCCGATGATATTTGCGAAGTTTATGGGCAGTCCGATCAAAACGGCGGTGCCGAGCGTCAGCAAACCGGCGAGAATCAGCGGTGCCAGCAATGCCGCCACGTCGAACGGCCGCCGTAGCGCAAGGAAGGCCAGCAGCGCGATGGCAATAAGCGCGCCGGTTGCGGCTTGAATGAACGCCTGAACGATCGTGTTGCCCGATTCCTGTATCGAGATGGGGGTTCCGGTCGCTTCCGGTGCTATGGCCCGCACCGCCTTGGTGAAGGCGATCATGGTTTGTCGGTCGCGGGGGCTTACCCCTTCGGCCAGCGCGGGGTGCACTTCAATGCGGGCCCGCCCGTCTGCCGCCACCCAATCTTCGCGTAAATCCTGTGGGA includes:
- a CDS encoding VacJ family lipoprotein: MLLRGSPMKYRGLAIRSFAIALLCVTLGACASVPEDPAQRAEYERTNDPLEPMNRGIFEVNDFLDRILFRPIAQAYRFVFPEFIRNRVAGIVSNMEEPVIFANNMMQGEVSSAGTTAGRFLVNTVAGVGGMFDVSDEVGLDRQEGDFGQTLHVWGFGEGAYIVLPLLGPSNIRDGIGKGVDMVMSPWGYIAKFGTDTTEDIFNYSSFAGSGVVKREKNIEALDSLKEGSLDFYAQMRSVYRQYRNKQLGIKAQPMSMQYEEYDYEPMTTPLGSE
- a CDS encoding ATPase, which encodes MKPAKRFWKKVAVAEGEGGGFAILLDGKPLKTPAGRVYAVPFAALAEAVAAEWDAVEQVIEPHNMPLTQLCATAQDIVPGQRAQIIEQLTAYAGADLLCYRALEPTDLAERQNARWQPLLDWAAARFGATLQTTQGIGHIKQDKNTIKVLGDEVKRLDDIGLAALQLGVSVSGSLITGLALLERHISADAAFAVAEMDASYQIEKWGLDPEAAKRRETVLADLKAVERLAATLPARR